The region AACGTCATGTGGCTGTGTTCCAACTACCAGAGTCATCTTCGAAACCAGAATTGAAACAACGTTTGAAGGACCTGACATCAGCTAACGGACGTGAAGTGAATGGTATGACTGTGCTGGAGGGAGGTGGGGGAGGGCTCAGTGATAATGGACAACTAATCAACAAAGTGACTGTAATCGAAGATGGACTATTGCTCGTAGAAGTTGGGTCAAATGGCGACTTGACAGGAGACGAGAGTGACTATCACCTACAGGAAACACTAGAGCGAGCCGGAACAGAGCGTAATCTGGATGATCACCCTGTCAGGCATGTATCGGACATGGATATCGTGACGACATACGGGCCGGCATACATCGAAGACGGTGAGACAGCCCCACGTTCACAGTCCGTTGGTATCGACTTTGAGGAGCAAACAAAAACAGTGGTGGCTGCGTATCCAGATTCAGACAAGGCAGCCCAGACCGGAGAACGATTCAGTGTCGATGACGGCAGTATTCGGTTCACAGCTGGCGAAGGGGCTGCTCGATTCACGCCTATGGCCGTCGAGTATCGGGCAGTTCGACAGGAAGGTCGAGCTCTGCTCTTCCAGGCAGAGATTCCCGACCTTGTTGGGACGATCAAAGAAGGCCCTCCCACGTGGTCGTACGGGATTGTCGATCGATAAATTCTCAGCTCTTGGCTATCCTTTGTCCGGCCAACAAACTCAGCAAACTCGCCGTCAGCGAGATTTTCTATGTCGACGGCTGGTCGACGACGACGTCACCACAGCGGGGACAGAGGAGTCGCTCGCGATGGACGGCATCGTCCATGATCCAGTCGCCCTCGATCGGGCTGGCGTGCTCGCAGGTCGGGCAGAACAGCGTCGTCTTGCTGAACTGCTGCTCTGTATCGTGGGTGGTGGACATTGCGAGGCTCATGCGTTCGGCGAGTAGTTGTGGCCGAGGGCGGCACAGACAATATTCAGGACGACCAGGCCACCGACCAGGAGCGGGCGGGTCGCGACGACGTTGGTCGCGAGCGTGCCTGCGATGACCAGCGGCAGCGGGATCGTCGCCCAGAAGGCGATGCCCTGGAAGACGGACACGATCGTCTCGACGACCGTCGCCAGGAGTTCCTGGAGGTTCGATGCGACCGCGGGCGGGCGTGGAATGGAGGGATCAGCAGTGGACATGACTGGATCGCGTACTTCATCCATGCACTGGCACCCCCATATAAAGCGCAGATCATCAGTATGGATTCGGCTCGCTTCACTGTTTACCCAGTGGGTTTCACACCTTTCACGGGGTCGGGAAACCGGTCTGAAACCGATGGAAAATGCACGAGAGGTTTTAGAACAGCAAATAAATCGATACAAAGAGCTCAGCTGGATACCCGCGGCGTGTTGGCATTCCCTGGGGAACAAACCCAACAAAGAGGGGTTCCAGCCGCATTCGGTAGCCGCTGTTGGAGCCGGCACGCGAAGTGGGAAGTTACGCTTTCCGGGAAGCGGTAGTTACCTCAGTGTAAGTCGTGGGGATTGTACTGGCGCTTGGGTCATTCATGCACGAGAAGTGTTCTGTAGACAAATTACCGAATACTGATGTCCCCTGATTTTTCAGGGGAGCAACAATCGTAGACGACTCAATCAAGAAAGCAGACCACGAACCCTGGTTGAGTGTGGCGAATTACAGACGAAGAGGTTGAGCTGACAATGCAATGGAGTCGAACACCCACCCCCCATTTGCAATATGAGCTTCACCGATACGGCGTTGGAAGACGAGATAGGGGAAAGGCAGGCATCGAGCGGAAACACCTGTACAAGAGCCTCAAGTGCGGAAAGTGGATGAATAGGATCATCACTGGGAAAAGTTATCAAAAAATACTCTAGATACTCATACACTATCTACATCTAGATCTAATTGTGGTACGGATATAGTTTTAGCAGGAGATATAAAAATATTTCCTAGTCTAGTATATGATTTGTAAATCAGTGGTTCAGAACCTCTTGCCATGAATTTCCCGAAAAGCAGGCCTCTCGATGGGTGATTGTGAAATCAACCCCCTTCCTTCGATGTCCCCGCTCATATTGCAAATGGGGGGAGGGTGTGAATTCTATCGTTCCCTGAAAGAGGATCAGGAGAACTATTCAAGAGAAGTGTATCTTGTCACACTCTCTTCTTGCAGGTGGTGGGAAAGGTATTTGCAAGATGCGGCTGAAACAACCGACTATCATGAATCAGGAGTCGGGGGATGGCGACTCGCAGCAACTATCTATCACCGATCAGCTCACGAGCGAGTACAATACTGTCTTCAAAAACAAGGATCTCATTGAGCCGGACACCATCGTTGACGAGGACCGAATTGTCGGACGAGACGAACAGCTTAACAAAGTCATCAACATCATCAAACCTGCTCTCCATGGAGACCAGCCCGAGGATATGCTGCTTCGTGGTCCTTCCGGTACCGGGAAAACTCTTATCGCCGGGACTGTCGCGACGAAGGCTATCAATATCGGTGAAACACGGGATATCGAGATGGAGTTCGTAGAGATAAACGGCAAACACAAGAAGTCGGAACACGAGGCTGTCCACCAGATTACTCACGAGTTTGAACGAGCGCTGGACCTGAGATACACCTCGAAAACTGGCGTCTCGACGAGTTCCCGCTACGACCGTCTCTTCGAGATTGTCGACGATCATCTTGACTTCGGAATCGTGATTCTTGACGAATTAGACCTCCTCGTGGGGGACAACCGAAACAAAGACAAAGCGCCTGCGTTCTCGGATATTCTCTACAAACTCTCACGAGCAAAACGGATCGGCAAGATGGACAGCGCATTCACGCTCATCGTCACGACAAACAGTCCGAACAACTTGATGAACGGACTCAATTCCCGAACCGACAGTACGTTCAATCCAACCGAGGTCTCGTTCGCGGACTACAACGCTGAGGAACTACGAGAAATCTTGGAACACCGTCAGGATGCTTTCTACGAAGAAGCTCTGGACACGGAAGTGATCCCGTACGTCGCAGCGATCGCCGCTCAGGGCGAAGGAGACGCCCGTTTTGCGATTGACCTCCTTCGGGAGGCCGGAAATATCGCGAACCGACGTGAAGAAACCATCGTCACCACTGAGCACGTGGAGCAAGCGAAAAATCAAGTCGAGAAAAACTATGTCGTCGATATAATCGAAAATGTTTCCGTCCAGAAGCAAGTCTCGCTCTTCGCGGCTGCTATTGTCAATCAATATGGCCAGCAGCAACTCAAGCAATCAGATTTGTTCACTGAACAGTCTGTGCCTGCTCCCGTCGCGCATACGCTTTACAACTGGATCACCGAGCACAAAGATATTGAGCAGCGTTCGAAGCACAGTTTTCTACGGTGGATGCGGGAGTTGGATACCTACGAGGTCATCGAGTTGAACCGGAAGGGACGGGGCAACGAGAGAGGTGTCTTCGCTGAGTATATTTTCCACAATCTCTCTGCTGAGGTGATGGTCGAGACACTAGCCGACAAGGACGATCGGCTTGCTGATATCTTGGAGGAAGAGGACATGATCAAACCGGTCGTTCGGAACAATCTCAAGAATTTCTGAACGAGATCCAATAGGGGATATGGGTATGGTCAATTTGGGAAGCTCATATTGCAAACGGGGTGTCGCTTCGCCTTCAAACATGTTCAATACGTTAGGTGCTCATATTGCAAATGGGGTGTCGGTACCCAGTCGTTCCCCGAGAATTCGCAAGCAGCGAGCGTGACCCATAACTAAATCTTGAGAGTGAAGTTGTCTCTTTGATATTTTATACTTCTAATTTACAATCCATCAGGTTACGATAGCTCATATTGCAAAAGGGGGGCTGTGGAGGATCGGCAGTGAAACGGAAGTCTCTGACTTCAAGCTCATATTGCAAAAGGGGAGTCTGTAGTGGGGCAATTGTTCATGCGCTCATATTGCAAACGGGGTGGGTGGTGGAGCAGCTGTACATAAACTGATATTGTAAGCGGGGGAGTAGATAGTAGGGCAACTGTTCATGAGCTCATATTGCAAACGGGGTGTGGTACAGACCGGTAGCGCATACTTCCGTCTTCAGGTCTAGGGGAGGTCAACTAACTCGGAATCAAGTGTGTATCCAGTCGTATCCGTCGGATCCCAGAGCAAACTACTACCAGAGAGTAGGACAGTTCAGTCACGAAGGCAGGTTCTTTATTGACAATAATTAACAAAGGGGCGTGCATACAACCATCTACGACGCCCTCCATGTCCCATATGTCATCCACTACCGACGGAATCGGGCGGTGTCCGGAATGCGAGACGGTCCTGACTCGATTCCATATCCTACTGGAGTACGAAAATGCAGATGGCGAGGACGCTATCTGGGCCGATTGTCCCAACTGTGGGACAGTCGTTCATCCCGAACCCACTGACGATGATACGTGAGCGTATCCGGGAGTTCGTGACTTCATCAGAACCGGTATTTGAGTGCCGACAGTGTGGCTATACCGTCGAACAGTCGGCAGAAACCTGTCCGGAATGTGGGTCCTCAAGTATTGCTCAGTACAGAGTCCAATAGCGACCTTCCAAACAGTCTCTGACGAACGGCATCACCAACTCTATCTATCATTTGTACAACTCCATAGCTGTCGCGGGAGCCTCCCGAACTCTCCCCCAGCAATACTCCCGCGAGGTTACTCCCACGGGTACCGGCCGTGGCGCTCGCGATAGGCATCGGCCCGTTTTTCGAACTCCTTGTCAGCCAAATCTTCGGGAGTCGGATCGTCGCCGTGGACGTCGTCTTTGGTGAGCCTGTCCGGGAAGTGATCGGGGGTGTCCTCCCCGCTGTCATCCGTGGTCGGTTCGTGACGAGGCTGACAACAGCTGTTGCAGACCCAGATCGGGCGATCCATGTAAGGGTGACTCGCGAATCCGTCCGTTTCGATGTGCGTGTGGGTCCGCATGTCGGCACAGGTTCGGCAGTAGTACTCGTACTCGACGCCGGACTCGCTGACCATCCGGGTGACAGCATCGCCATTGGGGTCGATTTCGTAGCGCTTGAGGAATCCTGGGACGACCCAGTACTCGTCCTCGGCGAGATCCATCGCTGCCGAGAGGGCTTCATAGGCTGTCGAGTCGGTCAGCGGTGTCCCGTCCTCGCGATAGATCACAGGCTCTGTATCTGGGGCGTCCCAGGCGGTTGCCTGGACGGCGGTCTCTAGGATGGCCTGTC is a window of Haloarcula pelagica DNA encoding:
- a CDS encoding Cdc6/Cdc18 family protein gives rise to the protein MNQESGDGDSQQLSITDQLTSEYNTVFKNKDLIEPDTIVDEDRIVGRDEQLNKVINIIKPALHGDQPEDMLLRGPSGTGKTLIAGTVATKAINIGETRDIEMEFVEINGKHKKSEHEAVHQITHEFERALDLRYTSKTGVSTSSRYDRLFEIVDDHLDFGIVILDELDLLVGDNRNKDKAPAFSDILYKLSRAKRIGKMDSAFTLIVTTNSPNNLMNGLNSRTDSTFNPTEVSFADYNAEELREILEHRQDAFYEEALDTEVIPYVAAIAAQGEGDARFAIDLLREAGNIANRREETIVTTEHVEQAKNQVEKNYVVDIIENVSVQKQVSLFAAAIVNQYGQQQLKQSDLFTEQSVPAPVAHTLYNWITEHKDIEQRSKHSFLRWMRELDTYEVIELNRKGRGNERGVFAEYIFHNLSAEVMVETLADKDDRLADILEEEDMIKPVVRNNLKNF